A region from the Gemmatimonadota bacterium genome encodes:
- a CDS encoding TIGR00725 family protein, with translation MDRPLRVAVIGAARASESEYSDAQALGHALAKGGAVVVCGGYGGVMEAAARGAAEAGGLTVGILRGSRGEDANPWIQLPLPTGLGEARNVLVVAGAEVAVAVGGSWGTLSEIALARKMGLDVGTLGLPPADGLDLPALEDPGTAARWALERAAAFRDAG, from the coding sequence GTGGACCGTCCGCTTCGCGTCGCTGTGATCGGTGCGGCCCGAGCGAGCGAATCGGAATACTCGGACGCACAGGCGCTGGGCCATGCTTTGGCGAAGGGTGGAGCTGTCGTCGTGTGCGGAGGGTACGGCGGCGTGATGGAAGCCGCGGCACGGGGAGCTGCAGAGGCGGGAGGCCTGACGGTGGGGATTCTACGCGGCTCACGAGGGGAGGACGCCAACCCGTGGATCCAGCTTCCGCTCCCGACCGGTCTCGGCGAGGCTCGCAACGTGCTCGTCGTAGCCGGAGCGGAGGTGGCTGTCGCGGTCGGGGGCTCATGGGGTACGCTTTCCGAGATCGCGCTCGCTAGGAAGATGGGCCTCGACGTGGGCACGCTGGGCCTTCCGCCCGCGGACGGTCTCGATCTCCCGGCGTTGGAGGACCCCGGTACGGCAGCCCGATGGGCGTTGGAGCGAGCCGCCGCGTTTCGAGACGCCGGATGA
- the maf gene encoding septum formation protein Maf produces MTPRLILASLSPRRSDVLTQLGLDHLVIPADVDESYLDGETPAEHVERLAREKATVISAREPGALVIGGDTLVVDGVRVLGKPEDDGAAVEMLVSLAGRGHVVLSGIALAGRHGLASSVAETAVRFRAFSEDTARAYVATGEPLDKAGAYGIQGMGAALVEAIDGDYYSVMGFPMDAFANVLLQAGWRYDFGGLTPAS; encoded by the coding sequence ATGACTCCACGTCTCATCCTGGCGTCGCTTTCTCCCCGACGCAGCGATGTGCTCACCCAGCTGGGCCTGGATCATCTCGTGATACCGGCTGACGTCGATGAGTCGTATCTGGACGGCGAGACTCCCGCCGAGCACGTCGAGCGGCTAGCGCGCGAAAAGGCGACCGTCATATCCGCTCGTGAACCGGGCGCGTTGGTCATTGGTGGCGATACCCTCGTAGTGGATGGAGTGCGCGTTCTCGGGAAGCCTGAGGACGACGGCGCAGCGGTCGAGATGCTCGTCTCCCTGGCCGGTCGCGGCCATGTGGTTCTGAGTGGAATCGCGCTCGCGGGGCGCCACGGCCTCGCCAGTAGCGTCGCCGAGACAGCAGTGAGATTTCGCGCGTTTTCCGAAGATACCGCCCGCGCGTACGTGGCGACGGGGGAGCCGCTCGACAAGGCGGGCGCCTATGGAATTCAGGGCATGGGAGCCGCGTTGGTCGAGGCCATCGACGGGGACTACTATTCGGTCATGGGGTTCCCTATGGACGCCTTCGCGAATGTGCTTCTCCAGGCGGGATGGCGATATGATTTCGGGGGCCTCACTCCTGCTTCCTAA
- a CDS encoding cytochrome c maturation protein CcmE, which yields MNKNGRFMVGLVGVAAVVTYLIWTGVSETMVYYLTPVELMARVEADPTFHDVGLKVSGLVVKGTYARVRGELLHTFQVKDPVDESVTFPVEYRDALPGTFTDEVEVVLEGRLRADGVFEATTLLTKCGSRYEAAPEDLAG from the coding sequence ATGAACAAGAATGGCCGTTTCATGGTGGGTCTCGTCGGCGTCGCCGCAGTGGTGACCTATCTGATATGGACAGGCGTGAGCGAGACGATGGTCTATTACCTCACGCCGGTCGAGCTCATGGCGCGCGTCGAGGCGGATCCGACGTTCCACGACGTGGGTCTCAAGGTCAGCGGGCTGGTGGTCAAGGGTACCTACGCGCGCGTGCGGGGCGAGCTATTGCACACCTTCCAGGTCAAAGACCCGGTGGACGAGTCGGTGACGTTTCCGGTCGAGTACCGTGACGCGCTGCCTGGCACCTTCACCGATGAGGTCGAAGTCGTGCTCGAGGGCCGCCTCCGAGCGGATGGTGTTTTCGAAGCAACGACGCTCTTGACGAAGTGCGGGAGCCGCTATGAAGCGGCGCCGGAGGATCTAGCCGGGTGA
- a CDS encoding D-tyrosyl-tRNA(Tyr) deacylase has product MRVVLQRVAHAEVRIDGRTVGEIERGHLLLVAFRPGDGVNQLEWMADKIVGLRVFPDDEGKMNRSLMDVSGDLLVVSQFTLYGDVRKGRRPSFVGAASPEIAVPLYEQFVACLRGRIGGRVETGEFGATMDVELVNEGPVTLILERE; this is encoded by the coding sequence GTGAGGGTAGTCCTCCAGAGGGTTGCTCACGCGGAGGTTCGCATCGACGGGCGCACGGTCGGCGAGATCGAGAGGGGACACCTCCTGCTCGTGGCTTTTCGACCCGGGGATGGCGTGAATCAACTCGAGTGGATGGCGGACAAGATCGTCGGGCTACGCGTCTTCCCGGACGACGAGGGCAAGATGAATCGGTCGCTGATGGACGTTTCGGGCGACTTGCTGGTCGTCAGCCAGTTCACGTTGTACGGCGATGTACGAAAGGGACGCCGTCCGAGCTTCGTCGGTGCGGCGTCGCCCGAGATCGCCGTCCCACTCTATGAGCAGTTCGTCGCGTGCCTGCGAGGACGCATCGGCGGGCGAGTAGAGACCGGTGAGTTCGGCGCGACGATGGACGTCGAGCTCGTGAACGAGGGGCCGGTGACGCTTATTCTCGAGCGCGAATGA
- the glpK gene encoding glycerol kinase GlpK: MSVPSVLAIDQGTTGTTCLVIGQNGAVLGRSYSEFTQYFPQPGWVEHDAMEIWDVTCRVAREALDAASGADVGAIGIANQRETFVLWDRETLEPAHRAIVWQDRRTTDMCKELKAAGHEAEVRARTGLVLDPYFSGTKIAWLLGQDPELRARAEAGELAVGTIDCWLIARLTNGAVHATDPTNASRTLLYHLTDTAWDPSLLDLLGVPPSLLPDVRPSAGDFGTSVGEHLGIEVPIAGVAGDQQAALFGQGCWHAGLAKNTYGTGSFLLLNTGAEAVPSTRGLLTTAACDAEGGLAYALEGSVFIAGAAVQWLRDGLGLLDAAPDSEAMARALENNGGVYFVPAFVGLGAPHWEPEARGMLVGLTRGTTKEHLVRAALEAMAYGTAEVLAAMEADSGVETTELRVDGGAALNDWLMQLQADVLDIPVRRPALVETTALGAAGLAGIATGVWQSAADFLGVQEEGASRYEPRMGEEERSQLTGEWDRAVRAAVRWAQDG; encoded by the coding sequence ATGAGCGTTCCATCCGTTCTGGCCATCGACCAGGGCACCACCGGTACGACCTGCCTCGTCATCGGACAGAACGGGGCGGTGCTCGGCCGGTCGTACTCCGAGTTCACCCAGTATTTCCCGCAGCCCGGGTGGGTCGAGCACGACGCCATGGAAATCTGGGATGTGACGTGCAGGGTTGCCCGAGAAGCGCTGGACGCGGCATCGGGCGCCGACGTGGGCGCGATCGGCATCGCCAACCAACGCGAGACCTTCGTGCTTTGGGATCGGGAGACACTCGAACCGGCCCACCGTGCCATCGTTTGGCAGGACCGCCGCACCACCGACATGTGCAAGGAGCTGAAAGCAGCCGGCCACGAAGCCGAGGTCCGGGCCAGAACCGGACTCGTGCTCGATCCGTACTTCTCGGGCACCAAGATCGCTTGGCTCCTCGGTCAAGATCCCGAGCTTCGCGCCCGGGCAGAGGCCGGGGAGCTCGCCGTCGGGACTATCGACTGCTGGCTCATCGCGCGTCTCACGAACGGTGCCGTCCACGCCACGGACCCCACCAATGCCTCGCGCACGTTGCTGTACCACCTGACCGACACGGCGTGGGATCCTTCGTTGCTCGATCTACTCGGCGTGCCGCCATCCCTGCTTCCTGATGTGCGTCCTAGCGCTGGTGACTTCGGGACGTCCGTCGGGGAGCATCTCGGGATCGAGGTACCGATCGCGGGAGTCGCCGGGGACCAGCAGGCTGCGCTCTTCGGGCAGGGTTGTTGGCACGCCGGCCTCGCGAAGAACACCTACGGAACCGGCTCTTTCCTGCTGCTCAACACCGGCGCAGAAGCCGTCCCGTCCACGCGGGGTCTGCTCACGACAGCGGCGTGCGACGCTGAAGGCGGCCTCGCTTATGCGTTGGAGGGGTCGGTGTTCATCGCCGGTGCGGCGGTGCAGTGGCTGCGAGACGGGTTGGGCCTGCTCGACGCCGCGCCCGATTCTGAAGCGATGGCCCGGGCGCTGGAGAACAATGGCGGCGTCTATTTCGTTCCTGCATTCGTGGGTCTCGGCGCACCGCACTGGGAGCCCGAAGCGCGCGGAATGCTCGTCGGGCTGACGCGTGGCACGACGAAGGAGCACTTAGTCCGGGCGGCGCTCGAGGCGATGGCGTACGGAACCGCGGAGGTACTGGCTGCCATGGAAGCCGACTCAGGGGTAGAGACGACGGAGCTGCGCGTGGATGGCGGTGCGGCGCTGAACGACTGGCTCATGCAATTGCAAGCCGACGTGCTCGACATCCCCGTGCGTCGGCCGGCTCTGGTCGAGACAACGGCTCTCGGCGCCGCGGGTCTGGCAGGCATTGCGACTGGAGTCTGGCAGAGCGCAGCCGACTTCCTGGGGGTGCAGGAAGAAGGCGCGAGCCGCTATGAGCCGCGCATGGGGGAAGAAGAGCGAAGCCAGCTGACCGGGGAATGGGATCGGGCGGTTCGCGCAGCGGTCCGGTGGGCGCAGGACGGGTGA
- a CDS encoding heme lyase CcmF/NrfE family subunit produces the protein MTILGEFALWIALPVAVWGMALGFMGGRTQRGDLVLSAERGIYAVFFLLILASLGVGAAFLGDKFEYWYVYAYSNRELEIFYKITGLWAGQRGSLLFWALILAFFSSVCVFQNRDKNREFMPYVAGVLQGVLLFFIVVLLFADVNPFERLAFTPANGRGLNPQLQNYWMTIHPPTLYLGFTSFTIPFAFAVAALLNGRLDARWIQLTRRWILTSWLFLSIGIIFGMRWAYEELGWGGYWFWDPVENASLLPWLTATAFLHSIQIQESRGMLRVWNMSLVLLTFLLTIFATFLTRSGLIESVHSFAEELKIAYIFLGFMGSLLAGCIVLIVYRLPKLQSENRIESFLSRESAFLFNNLMLLGFAFAVFWGTIFPLVAEGVTGEKISVGPPFFEKVNFPIGLVLLALAGIGPVIAWRRATKRNLKKNFTIPIGVLLVVGTGLWVTGARHPLALVTWSICAFVLSVIAIEFWKGTRARARIEGEGYALAFVHLVARNRRRWGGYIVHVAMVMIYFAFAGAAYNVDERFHMLPGDVVEVTSPFGHTYALTYEGLSVSLGKGQRNLLWQAIATISVQQDGKQKPFLTTEKRMYVTSELPMTEVGIRSSVREDLYLILSALDDMEGAVRADPNAQGIDLQVLIKPFVGWIWYGGMMLAIGTFVALWPSVDRRRVALEGRTETAPQPAMAAAD, from the coding sequence GTGACCATCCTCGGCGAGTTCGCCCTCTGGATCGCGCTCCCCGTCGCGGTCTGGGGGATGGCGCTCGGCTTCATGGGAGGACGCACCCAGCGCGGGGACCTCGTTCTGAGCGCCGAACGAGGTATCTACGCGGTCTTCTTTCTGCTCATCTTGGCCTCGCTGGGTGTCGGCGCCGCGTTTCTGGGCGACAAGTTCGAGTACTGGTACGTCTATGCCTACTCGAACCGCGAGCTCGAGATCTTCTACAAGATCACGGGTCTCTGGGCCGGCCAGCGTGGCTCGTTGCTCTTCTGGGCGCTGATACTCGCTTTTTTCTCGAGCGTCTGTGTGTTCCAGAACCGCGATAAGAACCGCGAGTTCATGCCCTACGTCGCTGGCGTGTTGCAGGGCGTTCTGCTGTTCTTCATCGTCGTTCTGCTGTTCGCGGACGTGAACCCGTTCGAGCGGCTCGCGTTCACGCCTGCGAACGGTCGGGGGCTGAACCCGCAGCTTCAGAACTACTGGATGACGATCCACCCACCCACGCTCTATCTGGGCTTCACCTCCTTCACGATCCCGTTTGCGTTCGCGGTGGCCGCGCTGCTGAACGGGCGGCTCGACGCACGGTGGATCCAGCTGACGCGGCGTTGGATCCTGACCTCGTGGCTCTTCCTTTCTATCGGCATCATCTTCGGGATGCGCTGGGCGTACGAGGAGTTGGGCTGGGGCGGATATTGGTTTTGGGACCCCGTCGAGAATGCCTCACTGCTGCCTTGGCTGACCGCGACGGCGTTCCTGCATTCGATCCAGATCCAGGAAAGCCGCGGCATGTTGAGGGTGTGGAACATGTCGCTTGTGCTACTGACGTTCCTGCTCACGATCTTCGCGACGTTCCTCACCCGCTCGGGGCTCATCGAGTCGGTGCACTCGTTCGCTGAGGAGCTGAAGATCGCCTACATCTTCCTCGGCTTCATGGGGTCGCTCTTGGCCGGCTGTATCGTCCTGATCGTGTACCGCTTGCCCAAGCTGCAGAGCGAGAACCGGATCGAGTCGTTCCTATCGCGCGAGTCGGCGTTCCTCTTCAACAATCTCATGCTGTTGGGCTTCGCCTTCGCGGTGTTTTGGGGAACGATCTTCCCGCTCGTCGCCGAGGGTGTCACGGGTGAGAAGATCAGCGTCGGGCCGCCCTTCTTCGAGAAGGTGAACTTCCCGATAGGGCTCGTTTTGCTCGCGCTGGCGGGGATCGGTCCCGTGATCGCGTGGCGACGAGCCACGAAGCGGAATCTCAAGAAGAACTTCACGATCCCGATAGGGGTTTTGCTCGTGGTCGGGACCGGGCTGTGGGTGACAGGTGCCCGACACCCCCTGGCGCTAGTGACCTGGAGCATTTGCGCCTTCGTGCTATCGGTCATCGCGATCGAGTTCTGGAAGGGCACGCGCGCCCGTGCGCGCATCGAGGGCGAGGGATACGCGCTCGCGTTCGTGCACCTGGTGGCGCGCAATCGTCGGCGCTGGGGTGGATACATCGTGCACGTGGCCATGGTGATGATCTACTTCGCGTTCGCCGGTGCGGCGTACAACGTCGACGAGCGCTTCCACATGCTGCCGGGAGACGTGGTAGAGGTCACGTCTCCGTTCGGGCACACTTACGCCTTGACGTACGAAGGTCTCTCGGTGTCGCTCGGCAAGGGTCAGCGAAATCTGCTCTGGCAGGCGATCGCGACGATTTCCGTGCAGCAGGACGGCAAGCAGAAGCCGTTCCTGACGACCGAGAAACGGATGTACGTGACCAGCGAGCTGCCGATGACCGAGGTCGGAATCCGCTCTTCCGTGCGCGAGGATCTGTACTTGATCCTGTCGGCATTGGACGATATGGAGGGGGCGGTGAGGGCCGACCCGAACGCTCAGGGCATCGACCTGCAAGTCCTCATCAAGCCGTTCGTTGGCTGGATCTGGTACGGGGGCATGATGCTGGCAATCGGCACGTTCGTCGCGCTCTGGCCCAGCGTCGACCGCCGGCGGGTCGCGCTCGAGGGAAGGACCGAGACCGCTCCTCAGCCGGCAATGGCAGCGGCTGACTAG